A genomic segment from Thermoplasmataceae archaeon encodes:
- a CDS encoding iron-containing alcohol dehydrogenase, which produces MIYTYNYIPIRSVAYGKDSILKINDFIKEAGGSRAIVVTSPSVSKTRFYAAVLKRVNIPFSEYREMTQHTPKEKINKLVEMLKRTNADLIISVGGGSVIDASKAAKHFSKKKELVQIAIPTTLSSAEFSHIAGYTQNNSKKGIREKYLTPQYIILDPTGPEETPEWLWRSTGIRALDHAVETLISEKIGEIAITFSLIAIKKLFENLSGKSEQNFMECQLASWYSYFDVYDASMGLSHRIGKVIGARYKIPHGITSCITLPAVMRFYARTKWRELSLISINLRGQGKESEETAMLSADMVEYFIKGLGFNSKLSDYGVTEEELPTIMTELKDDNPEVRKLLRSLM; this is translated from the coding sequence ATGATATACACCTACAACTATATCCCAATAAGGTCGGTGGCCTATGGAAAGGACAGCATACTGAAAATTAACGATTTCATAAAGGAGGCTGGGGGTTCAAGGGCAATTGTGGTAACTTCTCCTTCGGTGTCCAAGACGAGATTTTATGCTGCTGTACTGAAACGTGTTAACATCCCTTTTTCCGAATACAGGGAAATGACACAACACACTCCAAAGGAGAAGATCAACAAACTTGTTGAGATGCTTAAGAGAACAAACGCTGACCTGATCATATCTGTCGGCGGGGGAAGCGTAATTGACGCCTCGAAAGCTGCAAAACACTTTTCAAAGAAGAAGGAGCTTGTTCAAATTGCAATACCTACTACACTCTCATCGGCTGAATTTTCCCACATTGCCGGGTACACGCAGAATAACTCTAAGAAAGGCATAAGAGAAAAATACTTGACTCCGCAGTACATTATTCTTGATCCAACCGGGCCTGAGGAAACTCCTGAATGGTTGTGGAGATCTACCGGCATTCGCGCTCTGGATCATGCCGTTGAGACTCTTATATCGGAAAAGATTGGAGAGATTGCAATAACGTTTTCCCTCATAGCCATAAAGAAACTCTTCGAGAACCTGAGCGGAAAAAGCGAGCAGAACTTTATGGAATGCCAGCTTGCATCCTGGTACTCATATTTTGATGTTTATGATGCTTCAATGGGGCTTAGCCACCGTATAGGAAAAGTCATAGGCGCACGATACAAAATCCCACATGGAATAACATCCTGCATAACGCTACCTGCCGTGATGAGATTTTATGCCAGGACAAAGTGGAGAGAACTGTCCCTGATATCAATAAACCTAAGAGGTCAAGGGAAGGAATCCGAGGAAACGGCGATGCTTTCCGCAGATATGGTAGAATATTTCATCAAAGGTCTTGGCTTCAACAGCAAGCTTTCAGACTACGGGGTTACGGAGGAGGAACTGCCTACAATAATGACCGAACTCAAGGATGACAATCCGGAGGTCAGAAAGCTATTACGCAGCCTCATGTAA